From a region of the Chitinophaga caseinilytica genome:
- a CDS encoding DUF4998 domain-containing protein, with the protein MKTLNPYTLLAAGCAMLLALGACDREPTDYREFLGGKESVYPGKPNNLKASPGRDRVEFSWNPSADPSVKRYRITWNNGRNAAMVDASTHDPAEFIKVVVPAVNEDRYEFALYALDAAGNISVPSPISVRTYGARYESGLNNRGVLSKWFESETLVIQWATADTVHTGSRIAYTDVNGQKKTYDVLPDALETRVPNCKAGEAVSVLSGYKPVTLAIDTFYALKPDTLKF; encoded by the coding sequence ATGAAAACACTCAATCCATATACCCTCCTGGCCGCCGGCTGCGCGATGCTCCTGGCTTTGGGCGCCTGCGACAGGGAACCGACCGATTACCGGGAATTCCTCGGCGGAAAAGAAAGCGTCTATCCCGGCAAGCCGAACAACCTCAAGGCCAGTCCCGGCCGCGACCGCGTGGAGTTTTCCTGGAATCCCAGTGCAGACCCCAGCGTGAAACGTTACCGCATCACCTGGAACAATGGCCGGAATGCTGCAATGGTAGACGCTTCCACCCATGATCCCGCGGAATTCATAAAAGTGGTCGTGCCGGCTGTGAATGAAGACAGGTATGAATTTGCGTTGTACGCCCTCGATGCGGCGGGCAACATATCGGTGCCCAGTCCGATTTCTGTTCGTACGTACGGCGCGCGGTACGAAAGCGGCCTGAACAACCGTGGCGTTCTTTCCAAGTGGTTCGAAAGCGAAACGCTCGTGATCCAGTGGGCAACGGCAGATACGGTGCACACCGGCTCCCGGATCGCTTATACCGATGTGAACGGACAGAAAAAAACGTACGACGTGCTGCCCGACGCTTTGGAAACGCGCGTGCCTAATTGTAAGGCGGGAGAAGCGGTCAGCGTTTTATCCGGCTACAAACCGGTGACGCTGGCTATCGACACGTTTTACGCATTGAAACCGGATACATTGAAATTTTAG
- the icd gene encoding NADP-dependent isocitrate dehydrogenase: MPAEKIQMINGQIKVPAHPIIPFIIGDGIGPDIWRASVRVFDAAVEKAYGGERKIEWKEVLAGEKAFQATGEWLPKTTLDALKEYLVSIKGPLTTPVGGGIRSLNVAMRQELDLYACVRPVRWFNKVPSPVKHPEKVDMVIFRENTEDIYAGIEYMYGTEGANKLLKFLTEELGVNKIRFPETSSLGIKPVSQEGTERLVRAAIKYAIEHKKPTVSIVHKGNIMKFTEGGFKNWGYELAAREFGEYVYTWEQWEKTKKELGEDAANKEIAVAKAHNKIIVNDVIADNFLQQILLAPQDYSVIATLNLNGDYISDALAAAVGGIGIAPGGNINYATGHAVFEATHGTAPRFADTDTMNPSSVILSGVMMLEYLGWKEAADIITHGLSTAIMRKRVTIDFYKLMDDATLVKTSEFADEIIKQL, encoded by the coding sequence ATGCCGGCAGAAAAAATTCAGATGATCAACGGGCAGATCAAGGTTCCTGCCCATCCTATTATTCCATTTATTATCGGGGACGGCATCGGGCCGGATATCTGGCGTGCGAGCGTGCGGGTGTTCGACGCGGCTGTGGAGAAAGCTTACGGTGGTGAGCGGAAGATCGAGTGGAAAGAAGTACTGGCGGGCGAAAAGGCTTTCCAGGCAACGGGCGAATGGCTGCCCAAAACGACTTTGGACGCGCTGAAGGAATACCTGGTGTCTATCAAAGGCCCGCTGACGACCCCTGTGGGCGGCGGTATCCGTTCCCTGAACGTGGCCATGCGCCAGGAGCTGGACCTTTACGCCTGCGTGCGCCCCGTGCGCTGGTTCAACAAAGTACCCAGCCCCGTGAAGCACCCCGAGAAGGTGGACATGGTGATTTTCCGGGAAAACACGGAAGACATCTACGCCGGCATCGAATATATGTATGGCACAGAAGGCGCCAACAAGCTCCTCAAATTCCTCACCGAAGAACTGGGCGTGAACAAGATCCGCTTCCCGGAAACCTCATCGCTGGGCATCAAACCGGTGTCTCAGGAAGGTACGGAAAGACTGGTGCGCGCTGCCATCAAATATGCCATCGAGCATAAAAAGCCTACCGTATCCATCGTTCACAAAGGCAACATCATGAAGTTCACCGAAGGTGGCTTCAAGAACTGGGGCTACGAACTGGCGGCCCGCGAATTCGGCGAATACGTGTATACCTGGGAGCAATGGGAAAAAACGAAGAAGGAACTGGGCGAAGATGCGGCCAACAAGGAAATCGCGGTAGCAAAGGCGCATAACAAGATCATCGTGAACGATGTGATCGCCGATAACTTCCTCCAGCAGATCCTCCTCGCCCCGCAGGACTATTCCGTGATCGCCACGCTCAACCTCAACGGCGACTATATCTCCGACGCGCTGGCAGCAGCAGTAGGCGGTATCGGCATCGCGCCCGGCGGCAACATCAACTACGCTACCGGCCACGCCGTGTTCGAAGCCACCCACGGCACCGCGCCCCGCTTCGCCGACACAGATACCATGAACCCTTCCTCCGTGATCCTTTCCGGCGTAATGATGCTGGAATACCTGGGATGGAAGGAAGCCGCTGATATCATCACCCACGGGCTCAGCACCGCCATCATGCGCAAACGCGTTACCATCGACTTCTACAAACTGATGGACGACGCCACGCTCGTGAAGACCAGCGAGTTCGCAGACGAGATCATCAAGCAGCTTTAA
- a CDS encoding FAD-binding oxidoreductase encodes MEQHIVTILDISPVTHDVKRFKIRKPQGYTFIPGQATDVAINKPGWNDQLRPFTFTALNDWDHLEFTIKIYDDHDGVTHQLGQLRAGDELIIHDPWGAIQYQGEGVFIAGGAGVTPFIAIFRQLREDGKIGGNKLIFSNKTREDIILEPEFRAMLGPNFINTLTDEARPGYDHHYIDEVYLRDKVKNFKQHFYICGPDPMVAALQPIIRKLGGESVIVEL; translated from the coding sequence ATGGAGCAACATATTGTCACAATATTGGATATAAGCCCTGTTACGCACGACGTCAAACGCTTCAAAATCCGTAAACCCCAGGGGTACACGTTCATACCCGGACAGGCGACGGACGTGGCCATCAACAAACCTGGCTGGAACGACCAGCTGCGGCCTTTCACCTTTACGGCGCTCAACGACTGGGACCATCTTGAGTTCACTATCAAGATTTATGACGACCACGACGGCGTCACCCACCAGCTGGGGCAGCTCCGGGCGGGCGATGAACTGATCATCCACGACCCCTGGGGCGCCATCCAGTACCAGGGCGAAGGCGTGTTCATCGCCGGAGGCGCCGGTGTTACGCCGTTCATCGCCATTTTCCGGCAGTTGCGGGAAGATGGGAAAATTGGAGGTAACAAATTGATATTCAGTAATAAAACGCGGGAAGACATTATCCTCGAGCCCGAATTCCGCGCCATGCTCGGCCCCAATTTCATCAATACCCTTACCGACGAGGCCCGGCCGGGGTACGATCATCATTATATAGACGAAGTGTATCTGCGCGATAAGGTCAAGAACTTCAAACAGCACTTCTATATCTGCGGCCCAGACCCCATGGTGGCCGCTTTGCAGCCCATTATCCGGAAATTGGGCGGCGAATCCGTCATCGTCGAGCTTTGA
- a CDS encoding RagB/SusD family nutrient uptake outer membrane protein, with translation MRKNIQTWIVAALLLVSFPSCKKYLDVMPDNVATIDYAFRNRNEAENYLFTCYATMQRNLFYTWNDPAFTMGGEIIHPILQEGGGGDFGFRALRSGKNVMSVEFDLFNGSNGGVKLYQAIRRCNIFLDNVDKPIDLTPTEKARWTAEAKFLKAYYNYWLVRQYGPVPLIRKNLPLNASVEDVRVKREHVDTVFNYIVQLLDEAVPGLPPVITSAASESGRITKAAALSLKAEALTWQASPLFNGNPDYISFRTKEGQTLFPEKFDPGKWTRAAAACKEAVEAAHDAGIKLYDFVPPANLSNISDSTMKLLAFQGTVSHLFNDEVIWGANPVHADFQYYCVPKMTPESQANDIIFGSLCAPLAIAELFYTENGVPINEDKTWDYANRNTPRASDDAHKYYIHNGYQTAGLNLHREMRFYASLGFDGSNWFGNGTLDDENQQYIQGKMKQVSGAAMAIKTNATGYWIKKLVSYQSEFQRQSLPVAFAVPRIRLAAMYLLYAEALNEAGNQAEALVWINKVRERAGLKTVQESWSTYSSQPGKFNTKDGLRQIIHQERRIELAFESQVGWDMRRWKEMKDYFSSPIQGWSVYEESVAGYYRRRTIFMPVYSTKEYLWPISDNDLTVNPNLVQTPLW, from the coding sequence ATGAGAAAAAACATACAAACGTGGATCGTGGCGGCGTTGCTGCTGGTCAGCTTTCCCTCCTGTAAAAAGTACCTGGATGTGATGCCGGACAACGTGGCTACCATCGACTATGCGTTCCGCAACCGGAATGAGGCGGAGAATTACCTGTTTACCTGTTACGCCACGATGCAGCGGAACCTGTTCTACACCTGGAATGATCCCGCGTTTACCATGGGCGGCGAGATTATTCACCCTATTCTCCAGGAAGGCGGCGGCGGCGATTTCGGGTTCCGCGCCCTTCGGTCGGGCAAAAACGTCATGTCTGTGGAGTTCGATCTGTTCAATGGCTCGAACGGGGGCGTAAAGCTGTACCAGGCCATCCGCCGCTGCAACATTTTCCTCGATAACGTGGATAAGCCGATCGATCTGACGCCGACTGAAAAAGCACGCTGGACCGCGGAGGCGAAATTCCTCAAGGCATATTACAATTACTGGCTGGTGCGGCAATACGGGCCTGTTCCCCTCATCCGGAAAAACCTGCCGCTGAACGCTTCGGTTGAAGATGTGCGGGTGAAGCGGGAGCATGTGGACACTGTTTTCAACTACATCGTGCAACTGCTCGACGAAGCCGTGCCCGGATTGCCGCCGGTGATCACTTCGGCGGCCAGCGAATCGGGGCGCATCACGAAAGCTGCGGCGCTCAGCCTGAAAGCGGAGGCGTTGACATGGCAGGCAAGCCCCCTGTTCAACGGAAACCCCGACTACATTTCGTTCCGCACAAAAGAAGGACAGACATTGTTCCCCGAAAAATTCGATCCCGGAAAATGGACGCGCGCGGCCGCGGCCTGCAAGGAAGCGGTGGAAGCGGCGCATGATGCCGGTATTAAACTGTACGATTTCGTTCCGCCCGCCAACCTGTCCAACATCAGTGACTCCACGATGAAGCTGCTCGCTTTCCAGGGAACGGTTTCGCATCTCTTTAACGACGAAGTGATCTGGGGCGCCAATCCCGTGCACGCTGATTTCCAATATTACTGCGTTCCGAAAATGACCCCGGAATCGCAGGCGAACGATATCATCTTCGGCAGCCTGTGCGCGCCGCTGGCCATCGCGGAATTGTTTTATACGGAAAACGGTGTGCCCATCAACGAAGACAAAACCTGGGATTACGCCAACCGCAATACGCCCCGCGCCAGCGACGATGCGCATAAATACTACATCCACAACGGCTACCAGACCGCCGGCCTCAACCTGCATCGCGAAATGCGCTTTTACGCCAGCCTCGGCTTCGATGGCAGCAACTGGTTCGGCAACGGTACGCTCGACGATGAGAACCAGCAATACATCCAGGGCAAGATGAAACAGGTCAGCGGCGCCGCGATGGCGATCAAAACCAATGCCACGGGGTACTGGATCAAGAAGCTCGTGTCTTACCAGAGCGAATTCCAACGCCAGAGCCTGCCGGTAGCCTTCGCTGTGCCCCGCATCCGGCTGGCCGCCATGTACCTGCTCTACGCCGAAGCCCTCAACGAAGCGGGCAACCAGGCCGAGGCGCTCGTCTGGATCAATAAGGTAAGGGAAAGGGCCGGACTGAAAACCGTGCAGGAATCCTGGAGCACCTATTCCAGCCAGCCCGGCAAATTCAATACCAAAGACGGTCTGCGGCAGATCATCCACCAGGAAAGGCGCATCGAGCTGGCATTCGAAAGCCAGGTTGGTTGGGACATGCGGCGGTGGAAGGAAATGAAGGACTACTTCAGCAGCCCCATCCAGGGATGGAGCGTGTATGAAGAATCCGTTGCCGGATATTACCGCCGGCGCACCATCTTCATGCCGGTGTACAGCACAAAAGAATATCTCTGGCCCATCAGCGACAACGATCTCACCGTGAACCCGAATCTCGTACAGACGCCGTTGTGGTAA
- a CDS encoding DUF4288 domain-containing protein has protein sequence MYWYVAKIVYQIICGTGDHLPQFDEQLRLISATSKAEAWKKAVQIGEQEQYAFRNQREELVEWRYINVPELHTLDELKDGMEIYSRVEEPDNANSYVALLQMKAAQLQTQKMFELNV, from the coding sequence ATGTATTGGTACGTAGCCAAGATCGTTTACCAGATCATTTGCGGAACAGGCGACCACCTCCCGCAATTCGACGAGCAGCTGCGCCTCATCAGCGCAACGAGCAAGGCAGAAGCCTGGAAAAAGGCGGTGCAGATCGGGGAGCAGGAACAGTATGCTTTCCGCAACCAGCGCGAAGAACTGGTGGAATGGCGATACATCAACGTTCCCGAACTGCATACGCTCGACGAGCTGAAAGACGGTATGGAGATCTATTCCCGCGTGGAAGAGCCCGATAACGCCAACAGCTATGTGGCCCTCCTGCAAATGAAAGCGGCGCAGCTGCAAACGCAGAAGATGTTCGAACTGAATGTTTAA
- a CDS encoding NADP-dependent isocitrate dehydrogenase — protein MSQKIKVANPVVELDGDEMTRIIWKFIKDKLITPYLELDIKYYDLGMEHRDATNDQVTIDAANAIKQYNVGIKCATITPDEQRVTEFGLKQMWKSPNGTIRNILDGTVFREPIVMSNVPRLVPNWTAPICIGRHAFGDQYRATDFVTKGKGKLTVKFEGENGEVQEFEVYNFKGDGVALAMYNTDESIYGFARACFNQALMKKWPLYLSTKNTILKKYDGRFKDIFEDVYQKEFKAEFDKNGLTYEHRLIDDMVASALKWNGNFVWACKNYDGDVQSDTVAQGFGSLGLMTSTLVTPDGKTMEAEAAHGTVTRHYRDHQAGKPTSTNPIASIFAWTRGLEFRGKLDGNQALIDFCHALEAVCIETVESGKMTKDLAVCIHGNKVEHGKHYLYTEEFLEELDKGLKAKLSK, from the coding sequence ATGTCACAAAAAATCAAAGTTGCAAACCCTGTGGTTGAACTGGATGGCGACGAAATGACGCGGATCATCTGGAAGTTCATCAAAGACAAACTGATCACACCGTATCTGGAGCTGGACATTAAATATTACGACCTGGGCATGGAGCACCGCGATGCCACCAACGACCAGGTGACTATTGACGCCGCCAACGCCATCAAACAATATAACGTGGGCATCAAATGCGCCACTATTACGCCCGACGAGCAACGTGTAACGGAATTCGGACTGAAGCAGATGTGGAAATCCCCCAACGGCACCATCCGTAACATCCTCGACGGCACCGTGTTCCGCGAACCGATCGTGATGAGCAACGTTCCGCGCCTCGTGCCCAACTGGACCGCTCCCATCTGCATCGGCCGCCACGCTTTCGGCGACCAGTACCGCGCTACCGACTTCGTGACCAAAGGCAAAGGCAAACTGACCGTGAAGTTCGAAGGCGAAAACGGTGAAGTACAGGAATTCGAAGTGTACAACTTCAAAGGCGACGGCGTTGCCCTGGCGATGTACAATACCGACGAATCCATCTACGGCTTCGCGCGCGCCTGCTTCAACCAGGCCCTCATGAAGAAATGGCCCCTGTACCTCAGCACCAAGAACACCATCCTGAAAAAATACGACGGCCGCTTCAAAGATATCTTCGAAGACGTTTACCAGAAGGAATTCAAAGCCGAGTTCGACAAGAACGGCCTCACCTACGAGCACCGCCTGATCGACGACATGGTGGCATCCGCCCTGAAATGGAACGGCAACTTCGTTTGGGCTTGCAAGAACTACGATGGCGACGTGCAGTCAGACACCGTGGCCCAGGGCTTCGGTTCCCTCGGCCTCATGACCTCTACCCTCGTTACGCCCGACGGCAAAACGATGGAAGCGGAAGCCGCCCACGGCACCGTAACCCGCCACTACCGCGATCACCAGGCAGGTAAACCCACTTCCACCAACCCCATCGCCTCCATCTTCGCATGGACCCGCGGCCTGGAGTTCCGTGGCAAACTGGACGGCAACCAGGCCCTGATCGATTTCTGCCACGCCCTCGAAGCCGTGTGCATCGAAACCGTAGAAAGCGGCAAAATGACCAAAGACCTCGCTGTCTGCATCCACGGCAACAAAGTGGAGCACGGCAAGCACTATCTCTACACCGAGGAATTCCTCGAAGAGCTGGACAAAGGCCTGAAAGCCAAACTCTCCAAGTAA
- a CDS encoding thioesterase family protein translates to MAIPIQPGEQRRFSRHVRPEDCAAFDSGSVHPVYATFALARDAEWCCRLFVLDVKSTEEEGIGTMISVEHISPATEGSTVDFTAVAESVAGNEIICGFEAHCNGRLVAKGKTGQKILKKEKLERLFQSLDSNMKS, encoded by the coding sequence ATGGCCATTCCCATTCAGCCCGGCGAGCAGCGCCGCTTCAGCCGCCACGTTCGCCCGGAAGATTGCGCTGCGTTCGACAGCGGTTCCGTTCACCCCGTTTACGCCACCTTCGCCCTCGCGCGCGATGCCGAATGGTGTTGCCGCCTCTTCGTGCTCGATGTCAAATCCACCGAAGAAGAAGGCATCGGCACCATGATTTCCGTTGAACATATCAGTCCCGCCACCGAAGGTTCCACCGTGGATTTCACCGCCGTCGCCGAAAGCGTCGCCGGAAATGAAATCATCTGCGGTTTCGAAGCGCATTGTAACGGAAGGCTCGTCGCCAAAGGAAAAACGGGTCAGAAGATCCTGAAAAAAGAAAAACTGGAACGGCTGTTCCAGTCTCTCGATTCGAATATGAAAAGTTGA
- a CDS encoding LytTR family DNA-binding domain-containing protein: protein MIKTILIDDEPLARELVREYLRDFPQVEIVAECNDGFEGLKAIQQHQPDLLFLDIQMPKINGFEMLELVDKLPQVIFTTAFEEYALRAFEVSAVDYLLKPFSKDRFAKALQKMLERSSGINPELLDNAAREMPMQQNRVVVKINGKIKIIPVQDIHYLEGADDYVKIITAEGAFLKNKTMTFFEKMLDPQQFIRVHRSYILNVTQITRIDPYEKESYLAILRDGSKVMVSKTGYPKLKEVLGL, encoded by the coding sequence ATGATAAAGACCATTTTGATAGATGACGAGCCCCTCGCCCGCGAACTGGTCAGGGAATACCTGCGCGATTTCCCGCAGGTGGAAATAGTGGCCGAATGCAACGACGGTTTCGAAGGGCTCAAAGCCATCCAGCAACATCAGCCCGACCTCCTTTTCCTCGACATACAAATGCCCAAGATCAACGGTTTCGAAATGCTGGAACTGGTAGACAAGCTGCCACAGGTCATCTTCACCACCGCTTTCGAAGAATACGCCCTCCGCGCTTTCGAAGTGAGCGCGGTGGATTATTTGTTGAAACCGTTCTCCAAAGACCGCTTCGCCAAAGCCTTGCAGAAAATGCTGGAACGCAGCAGCGGCATCAATCCCGAGCTGCTCGACAATGCCGCCCGCGAAATGCCCATGCAGCAAAACCGCGTGGTGGTGAAGATCAACGGAAAGATCAAGATCATCCCCGTCCAGGATATCCATTATCTCGAAGGGGCAGATGATTACGTGAAGATCATCACGGCGGAAGGGGCTTTCCTCAAGAATAAAACCATGACCTTTTTCGAAAAAATGCTTGATCCGCAGCAATTCATCCGCGTGCACCGTTCCTATATCCTGAACGTTACGCAGATCACGCGCATCGATCCCTACGAAAAGGAAAGCTATCTCGCCATTTTGCGCGACGGCAGTAAAGTGATGGTAAGTAAAACGGGTTATCCGAAATTGAAGGAAGTATTGGGTTTGTAG
- a CDS encoding sensor histidine kinase, which produces MATHLLKEKPFRWTFLIACCVFSAVHGFILHYWLGVDGPNAWMDANIHNILLFIAVAAITQMQAYYRPVRMRYVYVAVLTTVISALWLLLTLVILRAVFPKDAVYLQWLSDTAPVRFALGWLLLMGTGFLSFIMYEMEDQRQALARKDAAEKMAREAELYKLRQQLQPHFLFNSLNSINALVSIRPEEARQMIQQLSDFLRGTLKREDQGWIPLREELQYLQLYLDIEKVRFRHRLTTELVTDPGAGEFSIPPMLLQPAVENAIKFGLYDTTEAISIRIHAWTEHDVLFVSVTNPFDADMPATARKGTGFGLNSISRRLYLLFARQDLLETKTEGNIFTTLIKVPQQHDKDHFDR; this is translated from the coding sequence TTGGCAACACATCTGTTAAAAGAAAAGCCCTTCCGGTGGACGTTCCTCATCGCCTGCTGCGTGTTCTCGGCCGTGCATGGTTTCATCCTGCATTACTGGCTCGGGGTAGACGGGCCCAACGCCTGGATGGACGCCAACATCCACAACATTCTCCTGTTCATCGCGGTGGCCGCCATCACCCAGATGCAGGCTTATTATAGACCGGTGAGGATGCGCTACGTGTATGTGGCCGTCCTCACCACCGTCATCAGCGCACTCTGGCTTTTGCTCACGCTGGTGATCCTCCGGGCGGTGTTCCCGAAAGACGCGGTATACCTGCAATGGCTGTCAGACACCGCGCCCGTGCGGTTCGCGCTGGGATGGCTTTTGCTCATGGGCACGGGGTTCCTCAGCTTCATCATGTACGAAATGGAAGACCAGCGCCAGGCGCTGGCGCGCAAAGACGCGGCGGAAAAGATGGCCCGCGAGGCCGAGCTCTACAAGCTCCGCCAGCAATTGCAGCCGCACTTCCTGTTCAACAGCCTCAATTCCATCAACGCGCTCGTTTCCATCCGGCCGGAAGAAGCACGGCAGATGATCCAGCAACTGAGTGATTTCCTGCGCGGCACGCTCAAGCGCGAAGATCAAGGCTGGATCCCCCTGCGCGAAGAGCTCCAGTATTTACAATTGTACCTCGATATCGAGAAAGTGCGCTTCCGCCACCGGCTCACGACAGAACTGGTGACAGACCCCGGGGCAGGGGAGTTCAGCATCCCGCCCATGCTCCTCCAACCCGCCGTGGAAAACGCCATCAAATTCGGATTGTACGACACCACCGAAGCCATCAGCATCCGCATCCACGCCTGGACCGAGCACGATGTGCTCTTCGTTTCCGTCACCAATCCGTTCGACGCAGACATGCCGGCCACCGCGCGGAAAGGCACCGGCTTCGGCCTCAATTCCATCAGCCGCAGGCTATACCTGCTATTTGCCCGGCAAGACCTGCTGGAAACGAAGACCGAAGGCAATATTTTTACCACACTCATTAAAGTACCTCAGCAGCATGATAAAGACCATTTTGATAGATGA
- a CDS encoding DUF5000 domain-containing lipoprotein — protein MKTSQTRIFALLGFMGLATIWGGCFKDDIYNGPTEKDGTKPGPVSNVQVKNVNGGATITYKLPNSSNLLYVRARYKANDVTARQTQVSYYSNSIELSGFAEKKEYEVTLTAVSRGEVESDPVIVKVHPETPIHRLVLPTVEINPDFGGIFVSAQNPVREKIGVIVITADKNGEFKPIESKYLTTAEIGFSVRGYESKPRKFGVYVVDRWGNSSDTLFADITPLFESMIEKSKFAEYPLPGDEPMDYGWALPFLWDDKTEEANGNGFHTTTVGALPKHVTFDMGASYNLSRYKMWHRVNDWMAFSHGNPKRWKLWGTNTKPATNGSFDGWTLIGEYETPTKPSGRPPYDNTPEDVARARQGFEFNIPSNTPKVRYIRIQVEETLSGANFWHLMEITFWGQ, from the coding sequence ATGAAAACTTCACAAACCAGAATATTCGCACTGCTCGGCTTCATGGGGCTGGCAACCATATGGGGCGGCTGTTTCAAAGACGATATCTACAACGGGCCCACGGAAAAAGACGGTACCAAGCCCGGCCCGGTCTCCAACGTCCAGGTGAAAAACGTCAACGGTGGCGCCACCATCACCTACAAACTGCCGAATTCGTCTAACCTCCTGTACGTAAGGGCCAGATATAAAGCCAATGACGTAACTGCCCGCCAGACGCAGGTTTCCTACTATTCCAACAGTATCGAACTGAGCGGGTTCGCAGAGAAAAAAGAATATGAAGTGACGCTGACCGCCGTTTCGCGGGGAGAAGTGGAATCCGACCCGGTAATCGTGAAAGTGCACCCGGAAACACCCATCCACCGCCTCGTGCTGCCCACCGTTGAAATCAATCCCGATTTCGGCGGCATCTTCGTATCCGCGCAAAATCCCGTCCGCGAGAAGATCGGCGTCATCGTGATCACGGCCGACAAGAACGGAGAATTCAAGCCCATCGAAAGCAAATACCTCACAACGGCGGAAATCGGCTTCAGCGTCCGCGGATACGAAAGCAAACCCCGGAAATTCGGCGTGTACGTCGTAGACAGGTGGGGCAACAGTTCCGATACCCTGTTCGCCGACATTACACCGCTGTTCGAATCCATGATCGAAAAGAGCAAGTTCGCGGAATATCCCCTGCCTGGCGATGAGCCCATGGATTACGGATGGGCGCTGCCTTTCCTGTGGGACGATAAAACGGAAGAAGCCAACGGCAACGGTTTCCATACCACCACCGTAGGCGCGCTGCCCAAGCACGTAACGTTCGACATGGGCGCGAGCTACAACCTCAGCCGCTATAAAATGTGGCATCGTGTGAACGACTGGATGGCCTTCTCGCACGGCAACCCGAAGCGTTGGAAGCTCTGGGGCACGAACACCAAACCCGCTACCAACGGCAGCTTCGACGGCTGGACGCTCATCGGTGAATACGAAACGCCGACCAAGCCTTCCGGCAGGCCGCCCTACGACAATACACCGGAAGACGTGGCCCGGGCAAGGCAGGGCTTTGAGTTCAACATCCCGTCAAACACGCCGAAAGTAAGGTACATCCGCATCCAGGTCGAGGAAACCCTTTCCGGCGCCAACTTCTGGCACCTGATGGAAATCACTTTCTGGGGTCAATGA
- a CDS encoding LiaF transmembrane domain-containing protein: protein MSRYNRQHESGSNGGLWAGLIILCIGIFILLRRMGVFFPDWLFSWPMILIAVGFIMGVKGKFQGVAWFIVTFIGCIFLVGDIVPYDWNLRRFLWPAILIVIGVYIIGRATSKKQQYEQIFTSDDSASQDDFLQATTVFSGTNKVVLSKNFLGGNITTIFGGTELNFSQADINGEVILEITNLFAGTEIIVPSSWNVKVDINTVFGGIEDKRVVPPAVPTNKTLILRGSCTFGGVDLKSY from the coding sequence ATGAGCAGGTATAATCGTCAACATGAAAGCGGCAGCAACGGAGGACTCTGGGCCGGTCTCATCATCCTCTGTATCGGTATCTTCATCCTGTTGAGAAGAATGGGGGTTTTCTTCCCCGACTGGCTGTTTTCCTGGCCGATGATCCTTATCGCCGTGGGTTTCATCATGGGCGTGAAAGGAAAATTCCAGGGCGTGGCCTGGTTCATCGTCACCTTTATCGGCTGTATCTTCCTGGTGGGGGATATTGTGCCGTACGACTGGAACCTGCGACGGTTCCTCTGGCCCGCGATCCTCATCGTTATCGGGGTATATATCATCGGCCGGGCAACGAGTAAAAAGCAACAGTACGAACAGATATTTACGTCGGACGATAGCGCCAGCCAGGACGATTTCCTGCAGGCCACCACGGTTTTCAGCGGCACCAACAAAGTCGTGCTTTCCAAAAACTTCCTGGGTGGTAACATTACCACGATTTTCGGCGGTACGGAACTGAACTTTTCGCAGGCGGATATCAACGGAGAAGTGATCCTGGAGATCACGAACCTCTTCGCCGGTACGGAAATCATCGTGCCTTCGAGCTGGAACGTGAAAGTAGACATCAACACCGTGTTCGGCGGGATCGAAGACAAACGCGTTGTTCCGCCGGCCGTTCCGACCAACAAGACGCTTATCCTCAGGGGCTCCTGCACATTCGGCGGGGTAGACCTGAAAAGCTATTGA